One genomic window of Notamacropus eugenii isolate mMacEug1 chromosome 6, mMacEug1.pri_v2, whole genome shotgun sequence includes the following:
- the ANKZF1 gene encoding tRNA endonuclease ANKZF1 isoform X1, which produces MPPGPVRAQPQASVSVFDLRAGDSLLQGLRLVGRAQGAALPRAPAGPDSEKETSPGGQEVPKGHAEVSDRMFCSACIQSFQSRQDQREHYTLDWHRFNLKQRLRGQPPLSAHEFEKQSCSGDFSSISGSEEDSDWDSEAEKAKLEELVELRRPDSHRGFHPHRVLFCNAQGQFLSAFRCLLGPRQDPAKEAELLLQTLQGGGPQCCVVLMAAAGHFAGAVFRGREVVTHKTFHRYTVRARQGTAQGLQDARVGGSRSAGANLRRYNEAALYKEVRELLAGPGWAGPLGEAGTILLRAPRSGQALFFGGREAPLHRGDPRLWDIPLATRRPTFRELQRVLQVLAMVHIHGEDPREMTRLDSPQTDWKVKSEKKKTTSQKGPSNDDEVIRLSESEGEGSSPVELELVELTLGTLDLREFELLPKRRRRKRKKKSQEVGARIEMALHTPQETVPLPHTAQENMVPLQPSQEEARITGQRELWDTLWAACRAGDIGKLRQKLEALPSDTTILSLLSASLGSAGSTLLHAAAAAGRGLVVQLLLENGADPTIRDSYARPPYAVAADKMTRNEFRKFMEKNPDAHDYSKAQVRAGRVPGPLTAEMEAHQAARRREQKAARRLREEQRRQQQEQEKHEQEEQQRFAALSDREKRALAAERRLAAQLGAPAPPIPSLPNIRRCWGCGASLQGLVPFHYLDFAFCSTRCLQEHRRGRRPLS; this is translated from the exons ATGCCGCCCGGCCCAGTTCGAGCCCAGCCTCAGGCCTCCGTGTCCGTGTTTGACCTCAGGGCAGGCGACTCGCTCCTGCAGGGCCTACGCCTGGTGGGCCGGGCGCAGGGCGCGGCCTTGCCCCGGGCCCCGGCGGGTCCAG ACTCCGAGAAGGAGACCAGCCCCGGGGGACAGGAGGTCCCCAAGGGGCACGCTGAAGTCTCCGATCGCATGTTTTGCTCGGCCTGCATCCAGTCCTTCCAGAGCCGCCAGGATCAG AGGGAGCATTACACTTTGGATTGGCATCGTTTTAACCTGAAGCAGCGCCTCAGGGGCCAGCCTCCCCTGTCTGCCCACGAGTTTGAGAAGCAGAGCTGTTCAG GAGACTTTTCCAGTATCTCGGGTTCAGAAGAAGACTCGGACTGGGACTCCGAGGCAGAAAAGGCCAAGTTGGAGGAGCTGGTGGAGCTAAGGAGACCAGACTCCCACCGTGGCTTTCACCCACACCGTGTCCTCTTTTGTAATGCTCAGGGCCAGTTCCTCTCTGCCTTTCGATGCCTCCTGGGTCCTCGACAG GACCCCGCCAAGGAGGCAGAATTGCTGTTGCAGACCCTACAGGGTGGGGGTCCTCAGTGCTGTGTGGTCCTCATGGCTGCAGCTGGTCACTTTGCTGGTGCTGTCTTCAGAGG GAGAGAAGTAGTGACACACAAAACATTTCACCGCTACACTGTCCGGGCACGGCAGGGGACAGCTCAGGGACTTCAGGATGCCCGTGTTGGAGGTTCTCGTTCTGCTGGAGCCAACTTGAGGCGCTACAACGAAGCTGCACTATACAAG GAGGTTCGAGAGCTGCTGGCAGGGCCAGGCTGGGCAGGGCCACTGGGGGAGGCAGGGACTATACTGCTTCGAGCTCCCCGGTCTGGCCAGGCTCTCTTCTTCGGGGGCCGTGAAGCACCACTGCACCGGGGGGATCCCCGTCTGTGGGATATTCCCCTTGCTACCCGTAGACCCACCTTTCGAGAGCTTCAACGTGTACTTCAGGTGCTGGCCATGGTGCACATTCATG GAGAAGACCCAAGGGAAATGACCAGATTGGATTCTCCTCAGACAGACTGGAAAGtgaaaagtgagaaaaagaagaCCACCAGTCAGAAGGGTCCAAGTAATGATGATGAGGTCATTAGGCTGAGTG agtctGAAGGAGAAGGCAGCTCCCCTGTGGAGCTGGAGCTGGTAGAGTTGACCCTGGGAACCCTGGATCTTCGTGAGTTTGAATTACTGCccaagaggagaagaagaaaaaggaagaagaaaagccagGAGGTTGGAGCTAGGATAGAGATGGCTTTACACACCCCCCAAGAAACTGTGCCTCTTCCACACACAGCCCAGGAAAACATGGTGCCTCTGCAGCCTTCCCAGGAGGAGGCTAGGATCACAGGGCAGCGAGAGCTGTGGGACACTCTTTGGGCAGCCTGCCGTGCAGGAGACATtggaaaattgaggcagaaattGGAAGCTCTCCCCTCTGACACAACAATCCTGTCTCTGCTCAGTGCCTCATTGGGCTCTGCTGGTTCCACCCTCTTACATGCAGCAGCTGCAGCCGGCAGGGGCCTAGTGGTCCAACTACTGCTGGAGAACGGTGCTGACCCCACAATCAG GGATTCCTATGCCCGGCCCCCTTATGCAGTTGCAGCTGACAAAATGACACGTAATGAATTCCGCAAGTTCATGGAGAAAAATCCAGATGCCCACGATTACAGCAAGGCCCAAGTGAGAGCTGGGAGG GTCCCAGGTCCCCTGACAGCAGAGATGGAGGCACATCAAGCTGCTCGTCGGCGTGAGCAGAAGGCAGCTCGGCGGCTTCGGGAGGAGCAGCGTCGCCAACAACAGGAGCAGGAGAAGCATGAGCAGGAGGAGCAACAGAGGTTTGCTGCCCTCAGTGACCGTGAGAAG AGAGCTTTGGCTGCTGAGCGCAGACTGGCTGCCCAGCTTGGGGCCCCAGCTCCTCCAATCCCTAGCCTTCCCAACATAAG GCGCTGTTGGGGTTGTGGAGCCTCTCTTCAGGGACTTGTCCCTTTCCACTATCTTGACTTTGCCTTCTGCTCCACGAGATGCCTGCAGGAGCACCGCCGGGGAAGAAGGCCACTGTCCTGA
- the ANKZF1 gene encoding tRNA endonuclease ANKZF1 isoform X2, whose protein sequence is MPPGPVRAQPQASVSVFDLRAGDSLLQGLRLVGRAQGAALPRAPAGPDSEKETSPGGQEVPKGHAEVSDRMFCSACIQSFQSRQDQREHYTLDWHRFNLKQRLRGQPPLSAHEFEKQSCSGDFSSISGSEEDSDWDSEAEKAKLEELVELRRPDSHRGFHPHRVLFCNAQGQFLSAFRCLLGPRQDPAKEAELLLQTLQGGGPQCCVVLMAAAGHFAGAVFRGREVVTHKTFHRYTVRARQGTAQGLQDARVGGSRSAGANLRRYNEAALYKEVRELLAGPGWAGPLGEAGTILLRAPRSGQALFFGGREAPLHRGDPRLWDIPLATRRPTFRELQRVLQVLAMVHIHGEDPREMTRLDSPQTDWKVKSEKKKTTSQKGPSNDDEVIRLSESEGEGSSPVELELVELTLGTLDLREFELLPKRRRRKRKKKSQEVGARIEMALHTPQETVPLPHTAQENMVPLQPSQEEARITGQRELWDTLWAACRAGDIGKLRQKLEALPSDTTILSLLSASLGSAGSTLLHAAAAAGRGLVVQLLLENGADPTIRDSYARPPYAVAADKMTRNEFRKFMEKNPDAHDYSKAQVPGPLTAEMEAHQAARRREQKAARRLREEQRRQQQEQEKHEQEEQQRFAALSDREKRALAAERRLAAQLGAPAPPIPSLPNIRRCWGCGASLQGLVPFHYLDFAFCSTRCLQEHRRGRRPLS, encoded by the exons ATGCCGCCCGGCCCAGTTCGAGCCCAGCCTCAGGCCTCCGTGTCCGTGTTTGACCTCAGGGCAGGCGACTCGCTCCTGCAGGGCCTACGCCTGGTGGGCCGGGCGCAGGGCGCGGCCTTGCCCCGGGCCCCGGCGGGTCCAG ACTCCGAGAAGGAGACCAGCCCCGGGGGACAGGAGGTCCCCAAGGGGCACGCTGAAGTCTCCGATCGCATGTTTTGCTCGGCCTGCATCCAGTCCTTCCAGAGCCGCCAGGATCAG AGGGAGCATTACACTTTGGATTGGCATCGTTTTAACCTGAAGCAGCGCCTCAGGGGCCAGCCTCCCCTGTCTGCCCACGAGTTTGAGAAGCAGAGCTGTTCAG GAGACTTTTCCAGTATCTCGGGTTCAGAAGAAGACTCGGACTGGGACTCCGAGGCAGAAAAGGCCAAGTTGGAGGAGCTGGTGGAGCTAAGGAGACCAGACTCCCACCGTGGCTTTCACCCACACCGTGTCCTCTTTTGTAATGCTCAGGGCCAGTTCCTCTCTGCCTTTCGATGCCTCCTGGGTCCTCGACAG GACCCCGCCAAGGAGGCAGAATTGCTGTTGCAGACCCTACAGGGTGGGGGTCCTCAGTGCTGTGTGGTCCTCATGGCTGCAGCTGGTCACTTTGCTGGTGCTGTCTTCAGAGG GAGAGAAGTAGTGACACACAAAACATTTCACCGCTACACTGTCCGGGCACGGCAGGGGACAGCTCAGGGACTTCAGGATGCCCGTGTTGGAGGTTCTCGTTCTGCTGGAGCCAACTTGAGGCGCTACAACGAAGCTGCACTATACAAG GAGGTTCGAGAGCTGCTGGCAGGGCCAGGCTGGGCAGGGCCACTGGGGGAGGCAGGGACTATACTGCTTCGAGCTCCCCGGTCTGGCCAGGCTCTCTTCTTCGGGGGCCGTGAAGCACCACTGCACCGGGGGGATCCCCGTCTGTGGGATATTCCCCTTGCTACCCGTAGACCCACCTTTCGAGAGCTTCAACGTGTACTTCAGGTGCTGGCCATGGTGCACATTCATG GAGAAGACCCAAGGGAAATGACCAGATTGGATTCTCCTCAGACAGACTGGAAAGtgaaaagtgagaaaaagaagaCCACCAGTCAGAAGGGTCCAAGTAATGATGATGAGGTCATTAGGCTGAGTG agtctGAAGGAGAAGGCAGCTCCCCTGTGGAGCTGGAGCTGGTAGAGTTGACCCTGGGAACCCTGGATCTTCGTGAGTTTGAATTACTGCccaagaggagaagaagaaaaaggaagaagaaaagccagGAGGTTGGAGCTAGGATAGAGATGGCTTTACACACCCCCCAAGAAACTGTGCCTCTTCCACACACAGCCCAGGAAAACATGGTGCCTCTGCAGCCTTCCCAGGAGGAGGCTAGGATCACAGGGCAGCGAGAGCTGTGGGACACTCTTTGGGCAGCCTGCCGTGCAGGAGACATtggaaaattgaggcagaaattGGAAGCTCTCCCCTCTGACACAACAATCCTGTCTCTGCTCAGTGCCTCATTGGGCTCTGCTGGTTCCACCCTCTTACATGCAGCAGCTGCAGCCGGCAGGGGCCTAGTGGTCCAACTACTGCTGGAGAACGGTGCTGACCCCACAATCAG GGATTCCTATGCCCGGCCCCCTTATGCAGTTGCAGCTGACAAAATGACACGTAATGAATTCCGCAAGTTCATGGAGAAAAATCCAGATGCCCACGATTACAGCAAGGCCCAA GTCCCAGGTCCCCTGACAGCAGAGATGGAGGCACATCAAGCTGCTCGTCGGCGTGAGCAGAAGGCAGCTCGGCGGCTTCGGGAGGAGCAGCGTCGCCAACAACAGGAGCAGGAGAAGCATGAGCAGGAGGAGCAACAGAGGTTTGCTGCCCTCAGTGACCGTGAGAAG AGAGCTTTGGCTGCTGAGCGCAGACTGGCTGCCCAGCTTGGGGCCCCAGCTCCTCCAATCCCTAGCCTTCCCAACATAAG GCGCTGTTGGGGTTGTGGAGCCTCTCTTCAGGGACTTGTCCCTTTCCACTATCTTGACTTTGCCTTCTGCTCCACGAGATGCCTGCAGGAGCACCGCCGGGGAAGAAGGCCACTGTCCTGA